The following is a genomic window from Oscarella lobularis chromosome 2, ooOscLobu1.1, whole genome shotgun sequence.
GATCGTAGCCGTTCGCTCCGAGCGGAACGAGATGACCGGGCGGATCGGGAACGCAGTGCGCCGTTACGTGGAATGCGTAGTGAACGCCCCCgccgaacgttcgaacgtaGAAGTGAATGTAATTGTTCGCGGGAGCTCGCGTGAAGGGTCCCacttcgaacgacgtcattacGTGAGCGAGCGCGTTCGCGGTCGACGGTAAATTGAGACGGATTCGAGCGAAAGTGTACGAATAAGGCAGCGCTCTTCTAGATCTCGTTCGAggcgtcttcgccgccgaacgtcgtcgtctcatcGAGTTCAGCGAGTCTTTCGTCGCGCCGTCTTTCGCGCACAGATGATCGCCCGATTGGCATCGGAGAACGGTGACGTTGAGCGGATaggcgacgatttccttcgtGCTATTGTCGACGCGCTCCGTGTCCCATAGACGCGCGTTGCGCGCGTCGTTGACGCAAAGGCAATTGTTCCACGTCTTCAAAtcgcaatcgtcgacgattttgtcGAAAACGTCTATGTACGACGCGGGGGGAAAAGGGGGGTGATTAGAACCAGTCAAATCTCCGGTTCTCGTCTGACTAATTACTTAGTTGACATATGGGGGCGCTTCCGTTCCACCGACTATCGACGTTGCAGCTGATGTTCGCCGAGCCGCTCAGCGTGTATCCAGACAAGCAGGAGAACttggcgacgagaacgacttcTGTCGAGTCGTTGACTCTCTGATAGACGACTTGACCGAACTCTGGAGCGCCGGGAGCGAGAAGTCGACAGAGATCTTCTACAATACGTAAGGATTATTAGTATCGTGCAATTGAATTGGGGGGCCCCCGTGTACCTGACGTAAAGCTGAACGACGTTGCGCCGTTGAGAAGCGTAGCAATaagaacgagagcgacgcgATGAGTTGTCATCATCTTCGACGTTGTCTTCTCGATTCTTAGCCTTTCGAatgattttcgtcgacgcatcTCTCTGTCTTATAAGGACCGGGGGTATACACTGGTTATCGACTTAGAAGTTCCCCATGACGTAAATAGCTCTGGTCATCGACCGTTCAGAAAGGAGGGTGGGGGAATTCGTTGTCTCACGGTTCGGTCTCGGATCTGAGTCACTCAGTTGTAGTTTCGATATACGAGCAACTACTGTTACGTACAAGCGCTTCGTTTGGCTAGAGGTATTTTCTCCGCCCTCCCCACCTGGGTGCATACCTTGTCCGGTGGTAATTGCTGCCCGTAACTCGGTGCACGTGCTCGCCGCGGGACGACAAGAGGGTTCCGTATGTTATCTAGTTTCGACGCACCATTATCGTTATAGGACGTTAGCGTCGGTTCAGGGGGTGGAGACTGAGCCGTCTCTTTGGGTTTACCGGTTTTTGTTACTGACCTGAAAGGCCGCAGCCGGTTCACACGTGAGAGTGAAAATAGCTGCTACTAAATTGAGACGTTTAAAACGGGATGACAGTTAGGTGAGGAATTGGGGATTCCTTCCCTGTCCCTACTTCAATTACAGCAGTCCTGACGCTCCTCGCTCCAACTATATCGCTCGATCGTGTGTACAATTTTTGACCTCTAGTAGCGCTAAACCGGCCTGTATGATATGTACCTAGTAGGCTACTAAGACCCAAAGACCACTAAGCCGGTCCGGTCCGTCTCAGAACGTTTAGGTTGTCCGGCACAAAAGTGAATTGTACCAATAAAATTAACAGCGCACCAAACTACAAAATAAGAAAAGCAAGCACTGATGCAGCATGCATTTACAATACAAACAAACGATCCGTTCAACTTCAAGTCACACCGTTATTTACCATAACCGATTCACTCGTTGTCtgcttttgtctttctgCAGGATCTCGAAAGcgtttcgctcgtcgaagccgGTATGACCGTTACGCCGGCacgatcgacgtcgggaTCCGTCGCAATCACGACGAGATTGACCGTTAATCGAACGGAAAACCGATTCGACGAACACCTGTCcacatttttcaaattcaagcAGACGTTGCGACGACTGGGCAAGCTACCGGACTCGGTAATGCGAAAATGCTGAAACGGATCGGCGCCAAGCGGAACGAGAGTCCCCGCCGGATCGGGCAGACAGTGAGCAGTCGCAATGATGCTGTATTGAACGCCGGTCACTTCCGTAAAAATGATGAAGTGAATATAATTCGTAAGTGGCGATCGTATGAAAACGCCGACTTCgaacgtcgagacgacggcgacgagcggcgcGTCGTTCAACGTCACGTCGAGACAAAtgcgagtcgtcgtcgtcgaaagcggaAGCGAGCGTTTGGATTTTCTGTTGCCCCTGCCAACCGTCTTTATGAAGTCGGAGGAATCTTTTATCTGATCCggtttgtcgtcgtttttgcaTCGTCGATCTTCCGGTCGACAGCGCAGGAGCGTCGTGTTCGTCGGGAGGAGCAGTGTGGACGTTGTGCCGTTGGTGAACGTCGTTTGCATTTCGGTCGTCCACATGATCGGATTTCTCGCGTCGTTAAGACAACGGCAGCCGTTCCATGTCGACAGGTTGCATCCGTTGGTCCCTTCGAAAGCGTCTACATATAGAAAATGCGATTGAGTTTAGTTAAGGCGTTTCCTTCCTTTTGACTGTACCTAGTTCGCAGGTTGGCACGCTTCCCATCCACGTTCCTTTACTGCAGTTCATGCTCGGCATTCCTTTGAGACTGTATCCGTAGGTGCATGAGAATGTGGCCGTTGCGGTGACGTTTTCCGATGAGGGTTCtgctttgacgacgacttgacCGAATTCTGGCGCGTCGGGAGCGAACAAATCGCACATCAGAACTGTGTGACACCGAGGGAAAAAAATAGTTCAAATCCCATGTCTGTGCATGGAAAGTAGGACACCAACCTGAGGCA
Proteins encoded in this region:
- the LOC136183701 gene encoding uncharacterized protein — encoded protein: MRRRKSFERLRIEKTTSKMMTTHRVALVLIATLLNGATSFSFTSEDLCRLLAPGAPEFGQVVYQRVNDSTEVVLVAKFSCLSGYTLSGSANISCNVDSRWNGSAPICQLNVFDKIVDDCDLKTWNNCLCVNDARNARLWDTERVDNSTKEIVAYPLNVTVLRCQSGDHLCAKDGATKDSLNSMRRRRSAAKTPRTRSRRALPYSYTFARIRLNLPSTANALAHVMTSFEVGPFTRAPANNYIHFYVRTFGGGVHYAFHVTAHCVPDPPGHLVPLGANGYDHFRVANAASLPVGRRDVCLNLKNTARCGARFSVRFAVNVVVDASAKSPQIDVVPMATSATLSSSCRKRKADNE
- the LOC136183702 gene encoding uncharacterized protein is translated as MKSRLITLFVLLAVTVSSAPVKKSVDIASVLMCDLFAPDAPEFGQVVVKAEPSSENVTATATFSCTYGYSLKGMPSMNCSKGTWMGSVPTCELDAFEGTNGCNLSTWNGCRCLNDARNPIMWTTEMQTTFTNGTTSTLLLPTNTTLLRCRPEDRRCKNDDKPDQIKDSSDFIKTVGRGNRKSKRSLPLSTTTTRICLDVTLNDAPLVAVVSTFEVGVFIRSPLTNYIHFIIFTEVTGVQYSIIATAHCLPDPAGTLVPLGADPFQHFRITESGSLPSRRNVCLNLKNVDRCSSNRFSVRLTVNLVVIATDPDVDRAGVTVIPASTSETLSRSCRKTKADNE